The Providencia rettgeri genome includes a window with the following:
- the macA_1 gene encoding Macrolide-specific efflux protein macA precursor: protein MKINKQKISFYIILIIIIVAGGFYYWNVNSGGLPAGFAQSNGRIEATEIDIATKTAGRIETINVKEGDFVKEGQELARMDTRALQEQLHEVQAQLRQAISAVTTAESALAQRKSEKVAAQAVVRQREAELDAAQKRLNRSRALVRTNAVSQQQVDDDTAQMQGARAALEASKAQVAAATSAIDSASAGIVQAKNRVDAATATERRIIADLDDSILKAPRNGRIQYRVAEPGEVLGAGGRVLNMVDLSDVYMTFFLPTEDAGKVALGSDVHIILDAAPNIVIPAKTTFVASVAQFTPKTVETQNERLKLMFRVRARISPELLEQHLEYVKTGLPGKAYVRLDPNESWPAELEVRLPQ, encoded by the coding sequence ATGAAAATAAATAAGCAAAAAATATCTTTTTACATCATTTTAATAATAATTATTGTTGCGGGTGGTTTTTATTACTGGAATGTTAATTCAGGTGGGCTACCTGCTGGATTTGCACAAAGTAATGGCCGTATAGAAGCAACGGAAATTGATATTGCGACTAAGACTGCAGGGCGCATTGAAACGATTAACGTCAAAGAAGGGGATTTTGTTAAAGAAGGCCAAGAACTTGCTCGTATGGATACTCGAGCGCTTCAAGAGCAGCTTCATGAAGTACAAGCCCAGTTGCGCCAAGCGATTAGTGCAGTGACGACAGCCGAATCTGCTTTAGCCCAACGAAAAAGTGAAAAAGTTGCTGCTCAAGCCGTTGTTCGTCAACGTGAAGCGGAATTAGACGCTGCACAAAAACGGTTAAATCGCTCTAGAGCTTTGGTAAGAACCAATGCTGTTTCTCAACAACAAGTCGATGATGATACAGCGCAGATGCAAGGTGCTCGCGCAGCACTGGAGGCGTCAAAAGCACAAGTTGCCGCCGCGACATCAGCGATTGATTCTGCAAGCGCCGGTATTGTTCAAGCGAAAAACCGTGTTGATGCAGCGACAGCAACGGAACGTCGTATTATTGCGGACTTAGATGATAGCATTCTAAAAGCGCCAAGGAACGGGCGTATTCAATATCGTGTCGCTGAGCCTGGAGAGGTACTTGGCGCTGGTGGGCGGGTCTTGAATATGGTCGATTTAAGTGATGTGTATATGACCTTTTTCTTACCGACTGAAGATGCAGGTAAAGTTGCCTTAGGCAGTGATGTTCACATTATCCTTGATGCTGCACCAAACATCGTGATCCCAGCAAAAACCACGTTCGTGGCAAGTGTTGCACAATTCACACCCAAAACCGTAGAAACACAAAATGAACGCTTAAAATTGATGTTCAGAGTACGTGCGCGTATTTCCCCTGAGTTATTAGAGCAACACTTAGAATATGTCAAAACAGGGTTACCTGGTAAAGCGTATGTACGTTTGGATCCGAATGAATCTTGGCCTGCTGAACTTGAGGTGAGATTACCACAATGA
- the yhhJ gene encoding Inner membrane transport permease yhhJ gives MIRKIQNIFNLGIKELRSLGRDKAMLALIVFAFTVSIYSSATVTPGSLHNAPIAIADQDKSQLSNRIINSFYAPYFLPPVDITPDQIDGLLNRGSYTFALDIPPNFQRDVLAGRHPEIQVNIDATRMSQAFLGNSYIQNITLGEVNEFLAKYRSNASLPVDLEVRMRFNPNLTQSWFGSVMAIINNITMLSIVLTGAALIREREHGTVEHLMVMPLTPFEIMMSKIWSMGLVVLIASGVSLILVVKTLLQVPIEGSILLFMCGVALSLFATTSIGIFMGTIARSMPQFGLLMILVLLPLNMLSGGMTARESMPQLVQDIMLTMPTTHFVSLAQAILYRGAGFQIVWPQFAVLVVIGAVFFSLALIRFRKTIATMA, from the coding sequence ATGATACGTAAAATTCAGAATATATTTAATTTAGGAATCAAAGAATTGCGCAGTCTGGGCCGCGATAAAGCAATGCTAGCCTTGATTGTCTTTGCTTTTACGGTATCGATTTATTCGTCGGCAACGGTGACACCCGGTTCTTTACATAATGCTCCCATTGCGATTGCTGACCAAGATAAGTCACAGTTATCAAACCGGATAATCAATAGCTTTTACGCACCTTATTTCTTACCTCCCGTAGATATCACACCAGACCAAATTGATGGCTTGTTAAACCGTGGCTCATATACATTTGCATTAGATATTCCGCCTAATTTTCAACGTGATGTGCTTGCCGGCCGGCATCCAGAAATTCAGGTGAATATTGATGCAACAAGAATGAGCCAAGCCTTCTTAGGGAATAGTTATATTCAAAATATTACCTTAGGTGAAGTGAACGAATTTTTAGCAAAATACCGCAGTAATGCGAGTTTGCCTGTCGATTTGGAAGTGCGTATGCGCTTTAATCCTAACTTGACGCAGTCATGGTTCGGTTCTGTTATGGCAATTATCAATAATATTACGATGCTATCGATCGTTTTGACGGGGGCAGCACTTATCAGGGAGCGAGAGCACGGTACCGTTGAGCACTTGATGGTCATGCCACTAACACCATTTGAAATTATGATGTCAAAAATATGGTCAATGGGGCTGGTGGTATTGATTGCATCCGGTGTTTCCTTAATTTTAGTGGTAAAAACATTGCTACAAGTCCCCATAGAAGGGTCTATCTTATTGTTTATGTGTGGAGTTGCCTTGAGTTTATTTGCGACAACATCAATTGGTATTTTTATGGGGACAATTGCACGATCTATGCCTCAGTTTGGTTTGTTGATGATTTTAGTACTGTTGCCATTAAACATGCTTTCTGGCGGGATGACAGCACGAGAAAGCATGCCCCAGCTCGTTCAAGATATTATGTTAACCATGCCGACCACACACTTTGTTAGTCTAGCTCAGGCGATTTTATATCGCGGAGCAGGTTTCCAAATTGTTTGGCCTCAATTTGCAGTGCTCGTTGTGATTGGCGCTGTATTCTTTTCCCTCGCACTCATTCGTTTTCGCAAAACGATTGCCACCATGGCTTAA
- the ahpC gene encoding Alkyl hydroperoxide reductase subunit C: protein MSLINTQIKPFTNQAFKNGEFIEVSEKDVAGKWSVFFFYPADFTFVCPTELGDIADHYEEFQKLGVEIFSVSTDTHFTHKAWHASSETIGKIKYAMIGDPTGALTRNFENMREDEGLADRGTFVVDPQGIIQAIEVTAEGIGRDASDLLRKVKAAQYVASHPGEVCPAKWKEGDATLSPSLDLVGKI, encoded by the coding sequence ATGTCATTAATTAATACTCAAATCAAACCATTTACTAACCAAGCATTTAAAAACGGTGAATTCATCGAAGTTTCTGAGAAAGATGTTGCAGGTAAATGGAGTGTTTTCTTCTTTTATCCAGCTGACTTCACCTTTGTTTGCCCAACAGAATTGGGTGACATTGCTGATCATTATGAAGAATTCCAAAAATTAGGTGTTGAAATTTTCTCTGTTTCTACTGACACACATTTTACCCATAAAGCATGGCATGCAAGTTCAGAAACTATCGGTAAAATCAAATATGCAATGATTGGTGACCCAACAGGCGCATTAACACGTAACTTCGAAAACATGCGTGAAGATGAAGGCTTAGCAGACCGCGGTACTTTCGTTGTTGACCCACAAGGTATCATCCAAGCGATTGAAGTTACAGCAGAAGGCATTGGCCGTGACGCTTCAGATTTACTGCGTAAAGTAAAAGCAGCGCAATATGTTGCTAGTCACCCAGGTGAAGTTTGCCCAGCTAAATGGAAAGAAGGTGATGCAACGCTGTCCCCATCTTTGGACTTAGTCGGCAAAATCTAA
- the ybiP_1 gene encoding Putative phosphoethanolamine transferase ybiP, giving the protein MLKFIALFFLFSILHKVMGYPFKPLYIFFISIGLLYVKNSIYRFIVLFFTILAAVYLPVGLIYSSPTYNTVASFYYTDIQESREFISNIDNKYFIYSILILAFGTLVSFIKANPMNYHKKTILSIVMVVFFFTPSKYALSGKYERAANSGTPETRFFTELIYSIYSLINEVELYTSDDTFKITDVNNQYDTYVIVIGESVRKDFMQEYGFKIQNTPFMSSINGTFFTNYTSAASSTQPSLTHSLSLYPEIGNNIMTLANKAGFDTYWLSNQGFVGEYDGSVAAIGRRANNSFFIKRRSSDDKLVSPDDALLPEFKLALKSQVPKKLIVVHLMGSHTPFCTRTEEQFDHFYQNKKFSCYVQSIKNTDKLLSEIYSDLSKTKSKWSMMYFSDHALSLTYDKNELAHSDKYKQNYEVPFFITSYNSKHKEMINSRRSGLSFMSLFSQWTGIEESNIESNCDMLSKNDCPNQNIIIDFNRNHRMFDDLPDDYSK; this is encoded by the coding sequence ATGCTGAAGTTTATCGCATTATTTTTTCTCTTTTCTATATTACACAAGGTAATGGGCTATCCATTCAAGCCGCTGTATATATTTTTTATAAGCATTGGTTTACTTTATGTGAAAAATAGTATCTACCGTTTTATTGTTTTATTTTTCACTATTTTAGCTGCTGTTTATTTACCTGTCGGGTTGATCTATAGCTCCCCTACATATAATACAGTTGCTTCCTTTTATTATACCGACATACAAGAATCACGAGAATTTATATCAAATATAGATAATAAATATTTTATTTATTCTATCTTAATACTCGCTTTTGGAACTTTAGTTAGCTTTATTAAAGCCAATCCGATGAATTATCATAAAAAGACAATATTAAGTATCGTAATGGTGGTTTTTTTCTTCACTCCCTCAAAATATGCTTTAAGTGGTAAATATGAGAGAGCGGCTAATTCAGGAACACCAGAAACTCGTTTTTTTACAGAGCTCATTTATTCTATTTATTCCTTAATCAATGAGGTTGAATTATATACAAGTGATGACACTTTTAAAATCACTGACGTTAATAACCAATATGATACTTACGTTATTGTTATTGGTGAAAGTGTCCGAAAAGATTTTATGCAAGAATACGGTTTTAAAATACAGAACACGCCATTTATGAGCTCAATCAATGGGACTTTTTTTACTAACTACACCTCTGCAGCGAGTTCGACACAACCTTCTTTAACGCATAGCTTATCCTTATATCCTGAAATCGGTAATAACATCATGACATTAGCTAACAAAGCAGGTTTTGATACTTACTGGTTATCTAATCAAGGATTTGTGGGTGAATATGACGGCTCAGTTGCCGCTATTGGACGAAGAGCAAACAATAGTTTTTTTATTAAAAGAAGAAGTTCAGATGATAAATTAGTCTCTCCAGACGATGCATTGTTGCCAGAATTTAAATTGGCTTTGAAGTCCCAAGTACCTAAAAAACTTATTGTTGTTCATCTTATGGGAAGTCATACGCCATTTTGTACCAGAACAGAGGAGCAGTTTGATCATTTTTATCAGAATAAAAAATTCTCTTGTTATGTCCAGAGTATAAAAAATACAGATAAATTGTTATCAGAAATATATTCTGACTTAAGTAAAACTAAATCAAAATGGTCAATGATGTATTTTTCTGATCATGCGTTATCTTTAACATATGACAAAAATGAATTGGCACATAGTGATAAGTACAAGCAGAACTATGAAGTGCCTTTTTTCATCACATCTTATAATTCTAAGCATAAAGAAATGATAAACAGCCGTCGTAGTGGGCTAAGTTTTATGTCTTTATTTTCTCAGTGGACCGGAATAGAAGAAAGTAATATTGAAAGTAATTGTGATATGTTGTCTAAAAACGATTGCCCTAACCAAAATATTATAATTGATTTTAATAGAAATCATCGCATGTTTGATGATTTACCCGATGATTATTCCAAATAA
- the bltD_2 gene encoding Spermine/spermidine acetyltransferase — MNVEIKSATHQDAALILDMIIELADYEKARHEVKATVADIENSLFDENSSTEALICYVDGHPAGYAVFFTSYSTWLGNSGIYLEDLYVSPDFRGAGAGKKLLKHIAKLAVDRKCQRLEWSVLDWNQPAIDFYKSIGAQPQDEWVRYRMDEKTIVEFAC, encoded by the coding sequence ATGAACGTAGAAATAAAGTCAGCAACCCACCAAGATGCCGCTTTGATATTAGATATGATCATTGAACTTGCGGATTACGAAAAAGCACGTCATGAAGTGAAAGCAACAGTTGCTGATATCGAAAATTCTTTATTCGATGAAAATTCAAGCACTGAAGCATTGATTTGTTATGTCGATGGGCACCCAGCAGGGTATGCCGTATTCTTTACAAGTTATTCAACATGGTTAGGTAATAGCGGTATCTATTTAGAGGATTTATATGTATCTCCTGATTTTAGGGGAGCAGGAGCCGGGAAAAAACTATTGAAACATATTGCAAAATTAGCCGTAGATCGAAAATGCCAGCGTCTGGAATGGAGCGTGCTTGATTGGAATCAGCCAGCAATTGATTTCTATAAAAGCATAGGCGCGCAACCACAAGATGAGTGGGTTCGTTACCGAATGGACGAGAAAACGATAGTTGAATTTGCTTGCTAA
- the ybhF_1 gene encoding Uncharacterized ABC transporter ATP-binding protein YbhF, whose product MTNKLMDDVIIDIQHVSQHYGDNCALDDIVLSIPARKMVGLIGPDGVGKSSLISLIAGARVIQEGQITVLDGDMNDIEHRRAVCPRIAYMPQGLGKNLYHTLSVYENVDFFGRLFGQSKAEREYRIQDLLESTGLAPFKDRPAGKLSGGMKQKLGLCCALIHDPDLLILDEPTTGVDPLSRAQFWDLIDRIRLRQTNMSVLVATAYMEEAERFDWLVAMDDGKVLATGHASELKAQTQCDDLEAAFIQLLPEEKRSGHKKVVIPARDTTKDNIIAIEAQDLTMRFGNFVAVDHVNFKIPKGEIFGFLGSNGCGKSTTMKMLTGLLQASEGQAWLFGQEIDPKDIETRKRVGYMSQAFSLYSELSVEQNLELHAKLFHIPEEKIAQRIDDMCQRFELEEVRDTMPDDLPLGIRQRLSLAVAVIHEPEMLILDEPTSGVDPVARDMFWNLMVDLSRRDGVTIFISTHFMNEAERCDRISLMHAGKVLDCDTPANLTKKRGLATLEETFIAYLQDAVGDAGQGQETAPEFHVDPELKEQATEALKKRFSLRRLFSYSIREGMELRRDPVRSTLALLGTVILMFIMGYGISMDVENLRFSVLDRDQTGLSQGYTLNLAGSRYFIEQPPIKDYDDLEAKMRSGDVTVAIEIPPNFARDVARGNNVKIGVWIDGAMPNRAETVRGYVQAMHLAWLSTMAARQPVGVAGMPAIDIETRYRYNPDVRSLPAIVPAVIPLLLMMIPAMLSALSVVREKELGSIINLYVTPITKLEFLLGKQLPYILLGMFNFVLLCILSVYIFGVEFKGSFLTLTLAAFLYISIATGMGLLISCFMKSQIAAIFGTSIITLIPATQFSGMIDPVSSLEGIGRWVGMVYPTSHFLTITRGTFSKGLNLFDLQSSFIPLLITVPLVIGLSVLFLKKQEA is encoded by the coding sequence ATGACCAATAAACTGATGGATGATGTGATTATCGATATACAGCATGTCAGCCAGCATTATGGTGATAATTGTGCGTTGGATGACATTGTGCTTTCCATCCCAGCAAGAAAAATGGTTGGGTTGATTGGTCCAGATGGTGTAGGAAAATCAAGCTTGATTTCTCTGATCGCGGGGGCAAGAGTGATTCAAGAAGGCCAAATAACGGTACTTGATGGTGATATGAATGACATTGAACACCGCCGAGCTGTTTGCCCTCGCATCGCTTACATGCCACAAGGTTTAGGGAAGAATCTCTACCATACATTATCTGTTTATGAAAACGTCGATTTTTTTGGGCGTTTATTTGGTCAATCAAAAGCTGAGCGTGAATATCGCATTCAAGATTTACTTGAAAGTACAGGGCTTGCACCCTTTAAAGACCGTCCTGCTGGCAAATTATCAGGAGGCATGAAACAAAAGTTGGGATTATGCTGTGCGTTAATTCATGATCCCGATTTATTAATTTTAGATGAACCTACCACTGGGGTTGACCCGTTATCTCGTGCACAATTTTGGGATTTAATCGATCGTATTCGTTTGCGACAAACCAATATGAGTGTTTTGGTCGCAACAGCTTATATGGAAGAAGCCGAACGTTTTGATTGGTTAGTGGCAATGGATGATGGCAAGGTGCTTGCCACTGGCCATGCATCTGAATTAAAAGCACAGACGCAATGTGATGACCTTGAAGCTGCGTTTATTCAATTACTACCAGAAGAAAAGCGTAGCGGGCACAAAAAGGTTGTGATCCCTGCGCGTGATACCACAAAAGACAATATTATTGCCATTGAGGCTCAAGACCTAACCATGCGTTTTGGCAACTTTGTCGCTGTTGACCATGTTAATTTTAAAATTCCGAAAGGGGAGATTTTCGGTTTTTTAGGCTCCAATGGGTGTGGTAAATCGACCACCATGAAAATGTTGACGGGGTTATTGCAAGCCAGTGAAGGTCAAGCATGGCTATTCGGTCAAGAAATTGATCCTAAGGATATCGAAACACGCAAACGCGTCGGTTATATGTCGCAAGCTTTCTCGTTATATAGTGAACTCAGTGTTGAGCAAAACCTTGAACTGCATGCAAAACTCTTTCATATTCCAGAAGAAAAAATCGCACAACGCATTGATGATATGTGTCAACGATTTGAACTCGAGGAAGTCAGGGATACTATGCCTGATGATTTGCCTTTAGGAATTCGTCAACGGTTATCTTTAGCTGTCGCTGTTATTCATGAACCTGAAATGTTAATCCTCGATGAGCCAACGTCAGGAGTGGACCCTGTTGCCAGAGATATGTTCTGGAATTTAATGGTCGATTTATCAAGGCGTGACGGCGTCACAATTTTTATCTCAACTCACTTTATGAATGAAGCCGAACGCTGTGACCGGATTTCATTAATGCATGCAGGAAAGGTACTTGATTGTGATACGCCTGCAAACTTAACCAAAAAACGCGGATTAGCGACATTAGAAGAAACTTTTATTGCTTATTTGCAAGATGCGGTAGGTGATGCAGGGCAAGGGCAAGAAACTGCGCCTGAGTTCCATGTTGACCCTGAACTGAAAGAACAAGCGACTGAAGCGTTGAAAAAACGCTTTAGTTTACGTCGGTTATTTAGTTATTCCATCCGGGAAGGCATGGAATTGCGTCGAGATCCTGTCCGTTCTACATTGGCGTTATTGGGAACTGTAATTCTCATGTTTATCATGGGTTACGGTATTAGTATGGATGTAGAAAATTTACGTTTTTCAGTACTCGATCGCGACCAAACAGGGCTAAGTCAGGGATATACTCTGAACTTAGCAGGCTCACGTTACTTTATCGAACAACCACCAATTAAAGATTATGATGACTTAGAGGCAAAAATGCGTAGCGGTGATGTTACTGTTGCGATTGAAATTCCACCTAATTTTGCAAGGGATGTTGCCCGTGGTAATAACGTTAAAATTGGCGTGTGGATTGATGGTGCCATGCCAAACCGTGCTGAAACTGTGCGTGGCTATGTACAAGCAATGCACTTAGCATGGCTAAGTACGATGGCAGCTCGCCAACCCGTTGGTGTTGCTGGTATGCCCGCTATCGATATTGAAACTCGATATCGATATAACCCAGATGTTCGTAGCTTACCAGCGATTGTTCCCGCGGTTATTCCATTATTATTAATGATGATCCCTGCCATGTTGAGTGCGTTAAGTGTTGTTCGGGAAAAAGAACTTGGTTCGATTATCAATCTTTATGTCACCCCGATCACCAAATTAGAATTTTTACTTGGAAAACAGCTCCCTTACATTTTATTAGGCATGTTTAACTTTGTATTACTGTGCATATTATCAGTGTATATATTTGGTGTTGAATTTAAAGGTAGCTTTCTGACATTAACGCTGGCAGCATTTCTGTATATTAGTATTGCAACAGGTATGGGACTACTAATTTCATGCTTTATGAAAAGCCAAATTGCGGCAATTTTTGGTACTTCTATCATCACGTTGATACCAGCAACTCAGTTTTCAGGAATGATTGACCCTGTCTCATCATTGGAGGGTATTGGCCGTTGGGTTGGAATGGTTTATCCAACGTCGCACTTTCTGACTATCACGCGAGGAACCTTCTCTAAGGGATTAAATTTATTCGATTTACAGTCATCATTTATTCCATTACTGATCACCGTACCACTGGTTATTGGGCTAAGTGTTTTATTCCTGAAAAAGCAGGAGGCATAG
- a CDS encoding phage major tail tube protein: MGMPKKLFMFDLFIDGQTYLGQVEEVTPPKLSLKTEDYQGAGMVGSVAVMMGFDSGALDMEASMGGLMSELLESWGATIDGKQFRFAGSYYNDSTGESIPCEIQTGGRFTELDLGSAKAGDNTNNH; the protein is encoded by the coding sequence ATGGGTATGCCTAAAAAACTTTTTATGTTTGACCTGTTTATTGATGGCCAAACCTACCTTGGACAAGTAGAAGAAGTCACCCCACCAAAGCTGTCATTAAAAACAGAGGATTATCAGGGTGCCGGTATGGTGGGCTCTGTGGCTGTCATGATGGGCTTTGATTCTGGCGCTTTAGATATGGAGGCCTCTATGGGGGGCTTAATGTCTGAATTGCTGGAAAGCTGGGGTGCCACCATTGACGGTAAGCAATTCCGCTTTGCGGGCTCTTACTACAATGATTCAACCGGTGAATCCATTCCGTGTGAAATTCAAACTGGCGGGCGCTTTACCGAATTGGATTTAGGCAGTGCGAAAGCCGGTGATAACACAAACAACCATTAG
- a CDS encoding Domain of uncharacterised function (DUF1852): MNKNFTFTIKSSLFDENYNPSENTRITTNFANLARGKNRQENLRNTLVMMNNRFNTLAYWDNPKSDRYSIELEIISVEMSVEGNSNTFPVIEILKTNIVDHKTGKRTEGIVGNNFSSYVRDYDFSVLLLDHNKDQANFSVPENFGDLHGNIFKYFVNSSEYKAHFSKAPVICLSVSNKDIYHRTGNQHPILGIEYQQNGASLTDQYFKKMGLQVRYFMPQNSVAPLAFYFTGDLLSDYSNIELISTISTMETFQKIYRPEIYNANSVAGVCYQPSLTNQDYSLTKIVYDREERSRLAIEQGKYTEEHFIEPYKHILEQWSANYAL, translated from the coding sequence ATGAACAAAAATTTTACATTTACGATTAAAAGTAGTCTTTTTGACGAAAATTATAATCCTTCTGAAAATACACGTATTACAACTAACTTTGCTAATTTAGCCAGAGGGAAAAATCGCCAAGAAAATTTGCGCAACACGCTTGTCATGATGAACAACCGTTTCAATACATTAGCTTACTGGGATAACCCTAAAAGTGACCGTTACTCTATCGAACTTGAAATTATTTCTGTTGAGATGAGTGTTGAAGGGAATAGTAATACCTTTCCTGTGATTGAAATATTGAAAACCAATATTGTTGATCACAAAACAGGCAAACGTACTGAGGGCATAGTTGGAAATAACTTTTCATCTTATGTGCGTGATTATGATTTTAGTGTTTTATTGTTAGACCACAATAAAGACCAAGCAAACTTTAGTGTTCCAGAAAATTTTGGTGACTTACATGGGAATATCTTTAAATATTTTGTTAATTCTAGCGAATACAAAGCTCATTTTAGTAAAGCGCCAGTAATATGTTTAAGCGTCTCCAATAAAGACATTTATCACCGAACTGGGAATCAACATCCTATATTGGGTATTGAATATCAGCAAAATGGGGCTTCATTAACGGATCAATATTTTAAAAAGATGGGATTACAGGTTCGTTATTTCATGCCTCAAAACAGTGTTGCACCGCTGGCATTTTATTTTACGGGAGATCTGCTGAGCGATTACAGCAATATTGAATTAATTAGCACGATTAGCACGATGGAAACATTCCAGAAGATTTATCGCCCAGAGATTTATAATGCGAACTCCGTTGCGGGAGTATGCTACCAACCGAGTTTGACGAACCAAGATTATTCATTAACAAAAATTGTTTATGACCGCGAAGAACGTAGCCGATTGGCTATTGAGCAAGGGAAATATACGGAAGAACACTTTATTGAACCCTATAAGCATATTCTAGAGCAATGGTCTGCTAACTACGCGCTTTGA
- the ahpF gene encoding Alkyl hydroperoxide reductase subunit F, with translation MLDNNLQAQLKAYLERLTKPVELVANIDDSQKSNEIKQLLEQIASLSDKVTVREERNSAVRTPSFLITNPGTDSGLRFAGSPLGHEFTSLVLALLQIGGHPSKEAQELLEQVKGLEGEFHFETYYSLSCHNCPDVVQALNLMAVLNPNVSHTAIDGALFQNEIDERNVMGVPAIFLNGKEFGQGRMTLSEIVSKVDTNADARAAKSLTEREPFEVLVIGSGPAGASAAIYTARKGIRTGVIGERFGGQVMDTVDIENYISVIKTEGAIFAGALKNHVDNYDVDVIDGQSVAKLIPAAEEGGLHQIETASGGILKSRSIIISTGARWRNMGVPGEQEYRTKGVTFCPHCDGPLFKGKRVAVIGGGNSGIEAAIDLAGVVEHVTVLEFAPELKADSVLQQKARSLKNVDIIVNAQTLEVKGDGSKMTGLEYKDRTDNSTHLLEVAGAFVQIGLLPNTNWLGDTVARNRMGEIEIDARNETSIKGIFAAGDCTTVPYKQIIISAGEGAKAALSAFDYLIRTSTRTAE, from the coding sequence ATGCTCGACAATAATTTACAGGCACAATTGAAAGCCTACTTAGAACGTTTAACTAAGCCCGTTGAATTAGTTGCTAATATAGATGACAGCCAAAAATCAAATGAAATCAAACAGCTGTTAGAACAAATTGCGTCGTTGTCTGATAAAGTCACTGTACGTGAAGAACGAAATAGTGCAGTAAGAACACCTTCTTTTTTAATTACTAACCCAGGTACAGATAGTGGTTTGCGTTTTGCAGGCTCGCCTCTGGGACATGAATTTACGTCTCTTGTGCTGGCTTTATTGCAAATCGGTGGTCATCCATCGAAAGAAGCACAAGAGTTATTAGAGCAGGTTAAAGGTCTTGAGGGCGAGTTTCATTTTGAGACTTATTATTCTTTATCTTGCCATAACTGCCCAGATGTTGTTCAGGCACTGAACTTGATGGCAGTTTTAAATCCAAATGTTAGTCATACCGCTATTGATGGTGCACTTTTCCAAAATGAAATTGATGAACGTAATGTAATGGGCGTTCCTGCGATTTTCCTGAATGGAAAAGAGTTTGGTCAAGGGCGTATGACATTAAGCGAGATTGTTAGCAAAGTCGATACCAATGCAGATGCGCGTGCAGCAAAATCACTAACAGAGCGCGAACCTTTTGAAGTACTTGTTATTGGTAGTGGCCCAGCAGGGGCTTCAGCGGCAATTTATACGGCTCGTAAAGGGATCCGCACTGGTGTGATTGGTGAGCGTTTTGGTGGCCAAGTCATGGATACGGTTGATATTGAAAACTATATTTCAGTTATCAAAACGGAAGGCGCTATTTTTGCAGGTGCATTAAAGAACCACGTGGACAACTATGATGTTGATGTCATTGATGGCCAATCAGTTGCAAAACTGATACCTGCTGCAGAAGAAGGTGGATTACACCAAATCGAAACAGCATCAGGTGGTATCTTAAAATCACGTAGTATCATTATTTCAACGGGTGCGCGCTGGAGAAATATGGGTGTTCCGGGGGAACAAGAATACCGCACTAAAGGCGTAACATTCTGTCCGCATTGTGATGGCCCATTATTTAAAGGTAAACGTGTTGCTGTTATTGGTGGCGGCAACTCAGGTATTGAAGCGGCTATCGATTTAGCTGGAGTGGTTGAACATGTGACCGTACTGGAGTTTGCTCCGGAACTGAAAGCAGACTCAGTGTTACAGCAAAAAGCCCGTAGCCTGAAAAATGTCGATATTATCGTCAATGCGCAAACCTTAGAAGTAAAAGGTGATGGTAGCAAAATGACGGGGCTTGAATACAAAGATCGTACTGATAATAGTACTCATTTACTGGAAGTTGCCGGCGCATTTGTACAAATTGGTTTATTGCCAAATACCAATTGGTTAGGTGATACGGTCGCCAGAAACCGTATGGGCGAAATTGAAATTGACGCTCGTAATGAAACCAGTATTAAAGGTATTTTCGCTGCAGGTGACTGTACTACAGTCCCTTATAAGCAAATTATTATTTCAGCCGGAGAAGGAGCAAAAGCCGCACTTAGCGCATTTGATTACCTGATCCGCACAAGTACCAGAACCGCTGAATAG